aaaatttaatctttctttatatatatatatatatatatatatatatatatatatatatatatatatatatatatatatatatatatatacaagaatGTTACCCTACACACCAAATGGTGTGTACCTCGGTGGGCGCCGCTGAGTTGGCGCCCAcctcattatttttttttttttttgtagtttaaaaaaattataaacaaaattcTCTTGTAACAACTTCTCAACATTGAAAACTTCACGCCTCCCTTCTCCACCTCAACAATCGGCAACTCCCACCGAACAGCACCACCGCCGTCTCCCACAGCCAAGAGAATCTCCCTCCCAAAAAATAATCGATCGATTGTTACCCATCACTTCACCGCCCCAATCTCCGCCTTAGGATATAAACTCATCCACCACCCGATCTTCGCCATAGTTTCCCGATCTCCGCCAAAAACCAAGGTATGCACCGCTTACCTCTCTTCTTGTTTATTTGTTGAACAAatttctttttattgaattaattaggGCATAGTGATTTCGGTGAGGCTGGTGGAGAAGCTTCTAAAATACTCTTTCAAGAACAAGAGCTTACTGGAGGAGGCACTCACTCACTCCTCCTACACTGAATTCCTACCAGCGGCTTGAGTTTCTAGGCGATTCGGCTCTCAGCTTAGCAATTAATAGTTATCTTTTTGTGGCTTACCCAGACCTTGACCCAGGTAAGCTCTCCCTCATACGAGCCGCCAACATTAGCACAAAGAAGCTCGCGCGCATCTCCGTCCGTCACCAGCTGTACAAATATGTCCGCCACAACGCCACCACCCTTGACGAGAAGGTGTGTTGCTCTGTATTCTTTGGGAAATTTTCTATTATTTGTCACCTTGCTTAGTATGGTTCGAAGGTCGTACCTAAGTGTTTCCCTTTTTGGTAAATAGCTCTTTTTTGGCACTAAAAGCACTGTCGCTTTTGAGTTCTTTGTTTAAAGATTCAGGGCTTAATTCTCTTGTTGTACTTGTGGCTTCAGCTTCTTCTGAGCAAAAAGAAAATGCAAAGCTTCATGCTGCAAAAATAGCTCTTCGGAGGTTGTCTTGTGTATTTATTGATATGAAGGTGGTCGATACATGCAGCCATCTCAATGGGGATAATGAAATTGAAGGAGCAAAGCATAAGCTGCATGAGCTATGTGTCAAGAAGAAATGGCCCAAACCAAATTACAAGTAAGAGTTTTCTTGGTGGAAGCTCATTGTGTTAAAATTTATTGCATCTGTAAAAAATTAAGTTGATTAAGACATAATCGTGTTTGTGATAAATTCAGACCTTGCATTCCATTTGaattagtttatttttcttcgtTATGTTATGTTGCTGATCTcttcatatattatatttatgtgtATGATCCAAGAAGAGGTTGGTCTGGCTCATAAGAAGAAGTATATTTGTTCTGTTGAAATTGAAATTACTGAAGGTATACTCTTTGTGAAGGGGAATGAGAAGTCAAAAGTGAAAGAAGCGGAGAACTCTGCAGCTTCGGCAATGCTACCTGGACTGCAAGAGTCTTAGTATCTGTGaagtaaaaaaaattccatTGTATTTAAATGGCCGAAACAATTTGTGCCAGGGGAGTGCTTGTATGAATTGTAATTATATTTGTTTCTGGTGATTTATTGTGTGAAATCATCAATACTATTTATTTAGCAAAAATGTGTTTTCAACCATTTGAaatgctttaccaaaagctgtTAAAAAATAACCAAACAACCCAAACTAATCAGTAGAATAGAAAAACAATTCTGAAAATCAAATAACTAAACAAACGCCAAATACTAAAGAACTTATTTATCTCATCGTTGGaattgaatgaaaaaaaaagaacaaaaaataataGTCATCTACAACATGACGCATAAATGAATTTCATTCATCCAAACTTATTCCACTTGTCCACATGTTGTTAGAACCTGCAATAATAAAGATAATTATAAATGTCAATCTTTTAATGCGAAACTTTTGTTTAAAAAAGATGAAGCATTTCAAGTACCAGTCATCGATGCAAAATCTTCTTCATTTGTGTTGTCATCATTGTTATGATGATTATCTACAGTTGATCTGGTAGATGATAAATAGtcatatttacaaaaaaataatgatattaattgatttgtaaaaatattataaaacaaacaaaaaattaaTCAACGTATACCTGTCATGCAAATTTGGACAGTTGCGCTTGTCATGTGACACACCTCGATGCCCGCATCCACGACATATCCTGGTCTTCGAGGTTGATTTCTCTTTTGATGATTTCAACCTCTTCCCGCATCCTTTTGTTCTTACTTCAGAAGGATCGGTAATACCAAAGATCCCATCCATGATTTTCTTTTTTTGACTTCCATTGCTGATTGTTCTACTAATGTTAacctctttaattttttttaaaatataatctaATTGTTCATCTAAGAAGTTTGTTCCTTCATCAGTCAATGATGCATCATCAATTACTACAGAAGCTTTATAGGATAACCTCGAGTGTCTTGACATCAAACACATTTTGGATCGTCGATGACATTTTGCTCAGCCATAGCATATATTGCTCCAACCTTTGCATCTCGTGTCCACCGTTTGAATATATACTTATCAGGGAATTGAAACACTTGGTTGATACGAAAAAAAGCTAACATATGTCTGCATGGTATGCCCTCAAACTCAAATTTCATACAACTACATGATATATAATCCAACTGTTTATTGTGAGTGAGCGTCCTTGATTTGGAGGAAGAACAAGTTTGAAAATTCATCACATTGTAAACCACTAATTCAGCTCCTACACATACTTGTTGCACGTAATAACCATGACTCTCACATATTTCACTTTGAAACTccacatatttttttttcatatacaCCTTAACCATTTGAGCTTCCATTGGCCAGTTTGTCTTGATCTTGGGATGCTCATTCATATCAATATGGTCAGCAACTAACTCATTGTGCCTTTGGTGTCGGAGTGCCCTATTGAAACGGGTGATAAAATCCATCAATGAATTCTTATTAGAGACGTACCTCTTGAAAAATGCATGTGAACTTTCAGATCTCTGACTACTTGACATTCCAGCACAAAATATATGGTTAAAATATATTGGCACCCACTTCTGTCGCAATTCATACATCAATGACAACCAATCATTTTGCTCCAAGTTAGCACACTTGATAACATCTTCCCACGACTTCTCAAATTCATCAGGTGTTGTGGAATTTTGAATGACATTCTTTATGCTTCGATAGTGGTCACGAAAAGTCATAGGGTTTAATTTATCTGGGAATTTGTTCAATATGTGCCACAAACAATATCGATGCACTGTTTTAGGGAAAACTTGTGCAATGACTATCTTTTATGATAAAAGGagacaaaaaataataaaaattcgaGAGAAAATGTTCCACCAATCAGTCATGTTTTGttctaatttaaaaaaaaaaatctgttcAACGTAGCTCACTAAAATTAATTCCTAAGTTCAATGAAACTCAAACATCACATTGTTCCAACATAAATCGATTAACTTCAGAAAATATTATGAGGGATCAGAGAATTAGAATAGATGTAGCAATTTAACATAATATCCTCCAGGTAGAATCTGTCACACTCAACGAATCTGACTGATTCTTTAACATAATGATATATTTATTGAAGATGATTAAATGTCATGACTTAACAAGCATTCCTCGTTATTAAGCACGGCAAGAGATTTCATCAACCGCTTGGACGCTTTCAAGATACTAAATTAACAGAAAGACCTATTGCACAAACAAGGAATCATGCTACCTTCGGAGATTTTGCACTATACATCAGCGAATGAACTTGAATTTAAGAACCTcaaatttgacaaatattttatttaaccaTCCAATTACTATGCcctaattaattcaataaaaagaaatTTGTTCAACAAATAAACAAGAAGAGAGGTAAGCGGTGCATACCTTGGTTTTTGGCGGAGATCGGGAAACTATGGCGAAGATCGGGTGGTGGATGAGTTTATAACCTAAGGTGGAGATTGGGGCGGTGAAGTGATGGGTAACAATCGATCGATTATTTTTTGGGAGGGAGATTCTCTTGGCTGTGGGAGACGGCGGTGGTGCTGTTCGGTGGGAGTTGCCGATTGTTGAGGTGGAGAAGGGAGGCGTGAAGTTTTCAATGTTGAGAAGTTGTTACAAGAgaattttgtttataatttttttaaactacaaaaaaaaaaaaataatgaggTGGGCGCCAACTCAGCGGCGCCCACCGAGGTACACACCATTTGGTGTGTAGGGTAACattcttgtatatatatatatatatataattttgatatcctgcacacctaccgtgcacaattttgtgagcaccgatgaggtgtcactcacccattgaatgcgcaatttttctatatttcatcacattcaatgggtgagtgacacctcatcggtgccCACAAAGGTGTGCACGGTGCACGGTTGATGTGTAGCATATcaaaattgtatatatatatatatatatatatatatatatatatatatatatatacagttttgatatcttgcacacctttgtgagcatcgatgaggtgtcactcacctattggatgtaatgaaatatagaaaaattgttcatccaatgggtgagtgacacctcatcggtgctcacaaaagtgtgcaggatatcaaaattttatatatatttatatatatatatatatatatatatatatatatatatatatatatatatatatatattgttattgtttttttaaTCCTCCTCAGCCGAGTCCACTCTTCGTGAGGTCGAATTCAAAAAGTTTATATCCattggattttttttatatatccgATCAActctttttatataattttatgaaTCCAAATATATGTGATGACAACTTATTATTTACATGATAACAAAATTACCAAACTATTGGatcgatatataattttgatatatttattcACATCTAATAGGTGAGTGTCACCTCGTTGGTAGA
This region of Primulina eburnea isolate SZY01 chromosome 14, ASM2296580v1, whole genome shotgun sequence genomic DNA includes:
- the LOC140813313 gene encoding uncharacterized protein, producing MSRHSRLSYKASVVIDDASLTDEGTNFLDEQLDYILKKIKEVNISRTISNGSQKKKIMDGIFGITDPSEVRTKGCGKRLKSSKEKSTSKTRICRGCGHRGVSHDKRNCPNLHDRSTVDNHHNNDDNTNEEDFASMTGSNNMWTSGISLDE